One segment of Gammaproteobacteria bacterium DNA contains the following:
- a CDS encoding AtpZ/AtpI family protein, translating to MGQPEKPGLLLISVGTIMSSMTISGFLLGFLTDYWLDTKPIFLLSFGFLGLLGGTLKAYKLLTHPDLN from the coding sequence ATGGGGCAGCCTGAGAAACCGGGCCTACTTCTAATTAGTGTAGGCACTATCATGAGTTCCATGACTATCTCTGGGTTTTTGCTCGGTTTTCTCACCGACTACTGGCTGGATACCAAGCCAATTTTCTTGTTGTCTTTTGGATTCCTTGGCCTGCTGGGCGGTACTTTGAAGGCCTATAAACTTCTGACTCACCCGGATCTAAATTGA
- a CDS encoding ATP synthase subunit I — MNVATDEVSRKTRYLILYQLAAGAIVAVLFLLFKDLVAAVSALAGALTSSASAFLLGTGVSKAEASAIDNPGKSVGTLYFGAVKRFLLVIILFVLGLKFLHLDALAMAAGFIAAQIGFVFLFKGLSKVG; from the coding sequence TTGAACGTTGCCACCGACGAAGTTTCCCGCAAAACGCGGTATCTGATTTTATATCAACTTGCGGCTGGTGCGATCGTCGCGGTTTTGTTCCTTTTGTTTAAGGATTTAGTCGCAGCTGTTTCAGCTTTGGCAGGCGCGCTTACGAGCAGCGCATCGGCTTTTTTACTCGGAACCGGTGTTAGCAAAGCAGAAGCAAGCGCGATCGATAACCCTGGCAAGAGCGTAGGCACACTTTACTTTGGTGCCGTAAAACGATTCTTGTTAGTGATTATCCTGTTTGTTTTAGGACTGAAATTTTTGCACCTGGACGCACTTGCAATGGCGGCCGGGTTTATTGCTGCGCAAATAGGTTTCGTTTTTTTGTTTAAGGGTTTATCCAAAGTAGGATAG
- a CDS encoding ParB/RepB/Spo0J family partition protein, whose translation MNKKRGLGRGLDALLAQAKPARMTSESNSPGDNVDGSELRELAVDLIQRGRYQPRIDMRTESLEDLAASIKSQGVVQPIVVRSIGSGRFEIIAGERRWRATQMAGLDKIPAIVRDIPDEAAVAMALIENIQREDLNPIEEAMALQRLIDEFSMTHQQAADAVGRSRAAVTNLLRLLSLSDTLKQMLTNGDLEMGHARALLALSASDQLQAAKIVQSKGMSVRETEKLVRKILDRAEKPKVADKKDDPNIRKFQDHLSEILGAKIKFAHQDKGNGKVEIFYNSLEELEGILDHIK comes from the coding sequence ATGAACAAGAAAAGAGGTTTGGGTCGGGGTTTAGACGCATTGCTAGCACAAGCTAAGCCTGCACGCATGACTTCAGAGTCTAATTCGCCTGGTGATAATGTCGATGGAAGCGAATTACGCGAACTTGCAGTTGATCTCATTCAACGTGGGCGTTACCAGCCGCGTATCGATATGCGCACGGAATCTTTGGAAGATCTCGCAGCCTCTATTAAATCGCAAGGCGTCGTGCAACCAATAGTTGTACGCTCAATTGGAAGTGGTCGCTTTGAGATTATTGCTGGTGAGCGGCGTTGGCGTGCAACACAAATGGCTGGGTTGGATAAGATACCAGCTATCGTTCGGGATATTCCCGATGAAGCTGCTGTTGCAATGGCGCTGATTGAAAATATTCAGCGTGAAGACCTCAATCCTATTGAAGAGGCGATGGCCCTACAAAGACTGATCGATGAATTCAGTATGACTCATCAACAGGCAGCAGATGCTGTTGGTCGCTCGCGTGCTGCTGTCACCAACTTGCTTCGACTCTTGTCGCTTAGCGATACACTAAAACAGATGTTAACTAACGGTGATTTGGAAATGGGTCATGCCAGGGCCTTGCTCGCTTTATCGGCCAGTGACCAGTTGCAGGCAGCTAAGATTGTTCAGTCCAAGGGTATGTCTGTGAGGGAAACTGAGAAATTAGTCAGGAAAATTCTCGATAGAGCAGAGAAACCAAAAGTTGCAGATAAGAAGGATGACCCAAACATCCGTAAGTTTCAGGACCATCTATCTGAAATCCTTGGTGCAAAAATAAAATTTGCGCACCAAGATAAGGGTAATGGTAAGGTAGAAATTTTTTATAACAGTCTGGAAGAACTTGAAGGAATTCTTGACCATATAAAGTAA
- a CDS encoding ParA family protein, which yields MRVIAVANQKGGVGKTTTSVNLAASLSATKRRILLVDLDPQGNATMGSGLDKRDIELGTYDVLVENTPVANAVVYAEDSGYFVLGSNSDLTAAEVHLLNMPDRDIRLKKALAEVQSDFDFVLIDCPPSLNMLTLNALVAANSIMIPMQCEYYALEGLSALVETIEKVREVHNPELEIEGLLRTMYDPRNNLAMQVTEQLVKFFGDKVYRTIIPRNVRLAEAPSHGMPVLNYDRASRGAQAYLALAGEILRREDSRIGARVAVAEN from the coding sequence ATGCGAGTAATTGCTGTAGCAAATCAGAAGGGCGGAGTCGGAAAAACAACGACATCGGTCAATCTTGCGGCGTCATTGAGTGCTACCAAGCGCAGGATTTTGCTGGTTGATCTCGATCCGCAGGGCAATGCCACAATGGGTAGTGGACTGGATAAGCGAGATATAGAACTCGGTACTTACGATGTTCTGGTCGAAAATACACCGGTCGCTAATGCTGTTGTGTATGCAGAAGATTCTGGCTATTTTGTACTGGGTAGCAATTCTGATTTAACCGCCGCCGAAGTACATCTTTTGAATATGCCGGATCGCGATATACGTCTGAAGAAAGCACTCGCTGAGGTACAAAGTGATTTCGATTTTGTGTTGATCGACTGTCCACCTTCTCTAAATATGTTGACACTGAATGCCTTGGTTGCCGCCAATTCCATTATGATCCCTATGCAGTGTGAATATTATGCGCTTGAGGGTTTATCCGCGTTGGTCGAGACGATTGAAAAAGTGAGAGAAGTACATAATCCAGAACTCGAAATTGAAGGGTTGTTGCGCACTATGTATGACCCGCGCAATAACCTGGCTATGCAAGTAACAGAACAGCTAGTGAAATTTTTTGGTGATAAAGTCTATCGGACGATCATACCGCGAAATGTGCGTTTGGCTGAGGCTCCAAGCCATGGCATGCCGGTTCTAAATTATGATCGCGCTTCACGGGGTGCGCAGGCCTACCTTGCTCTTGCCGGTGAAATTTTACGGCGTGAAGATAGCCGCATTGGCGCGCGCGTTGCCGTCGCTGAAAATTAA
- the rsmG gene encoding 16S rRNA (guanine(527)-N(7))-methyltransferase RsmG, producing the protein MNDLSDSLLSYINGLGLELSEDKRSLLLRYLDLLFKWNKAYNLTAIKDRQTMLVRHIVESLALIPYIYGREIADIGTGAGLPGIPLAIAFPDRHFTLVDSNGKKTRFLNQVKLELSLKNITVMNNRIETLRCESPFDQILSRAFADIATTLELLDHVWPPSACLSLMKGPGVAAELSEVGVPISHKIIELNIPSQKEYRCIVEIKRN; encoded by the coding sequence ATGAACGATTTGTCGGATAGCCTTCTATCGTACATTAATGGATTGGGTTTGGAGCTAAGCGAAGATAAGCGCTCACTTCTGCTGCGCTACCTGGATTTACTGTTTAAATGGAACAAGGCATATAATCTGACAGCGATTAAAGATCGCCAAACCATGCTTGTTAGGCATATAGTTGAGAGCCTTGCCCTTATTCCATATATATATGGACGAGAAATTGCCGACATCGGGACTGGTGCGGGTCTACCCGGTATACCTTTGGCAATTGCATTTCCAGATCGACATTTTACCTTGGTAGACAGCAATGGAAAAAAGACACGCTTTCTGAACCAGGTGAAACTGGAGCTTTCGCTTAAGAATATCACCGTGATGAATAATCGTATCGAAACCCTGCGTTGTGAATCACCATTTGATCAAATCTTATCCAGGGCATTTGCTGACATTGCCACGACGTTAGAATTGTTAGATCATGTGTGGCCGCCTTCTGCCTGTCTTAGTTTAATGAAGGGCCCTGGAGTTGCTGCGGAACTATCTGAAGTTGGCGTTCCTATTAGCCACAAAATTATCGAATTGAACATTCCTTCGCAAAAGGAATATCGGTGTATCGTTGAAATCAAGCGTAACTAG
- the atpB gene encoding F0F1 ATP synthase subunit A has protein sequence MASESGGGTVQYIQHHLTNLCVGDCDPVTHQAAGFWALHLDSIFFSILLGALIVITAWRLGRNLQSDTPSGFQNAVESIVDFVNGQIRDTFPGHNPIIGPLAITIFLWVWLMNFMDLIPVDLLPLLATFVGIEYLKVVPTTDINIPMAMSLTVFGLILFYNIKVKGPVGYLKMFLFHPFGKFVIPVNIVMTAIEELAKPLSLGLRLFGNMFAGELVFLLIALLGGSAAIGFGLLFIVPLQVVLDLAWLIFHILVITLQAFIFMVLTLVYLGMAHTSDH, from the coding sequence TTGGCTAGCGAATCTGGTGGCGGTACCGTCCAGTATATCCAGCATCACTTGACCAACCTTTGTGTGGGTGATTGTGATCCAGTGACTCATCAAGCAGCGGGTTTTTGGGCGCTGCATCTTGATAGTATTTTCTTCAGTATACTTCTTGGTGCACTGATCGTCATTACTGCCTGGAGACTGGGAAGAAACCTCCAGTCTGATACACCAAGTGGTTTTCAGAATGCTGTTGAAAGTATCGTTGACTTCGTCAATGGTCAAATTAGAGACACTTTTCCCGGCCATAACCCCATTATTGGCCCACTAGCCATTACTATTTTCCTGTGGGTATGGTTAATGAACTTCATGGATTTGATCCCTGTTGATCTTTTACCCTTGTTAGCCACTTTTGTTGGAATCGAATACCTTAAGGTAGTCCCTACAACTGACATTAACATTCCTATGGCAATGTCGTTAACCGTTTTTGGTCTTATTCTTTTTTATAATATTAAAGTTAAAGGCCCTGTCGGTTACCTGAAAATGTTTCTTTTCCATCCATTCGGAAAATTTGTCATTCCGGTCAATATCGTAATGACAGCAATCGAAGAACTAGCAAAACCGCTTAGCTTAGGGCTTCGTCTATTCGGTAACATGTTCGCTGGCGAGTTGGTATTCCTTCTTATTGCATTGCTCGGTGGTTCAGCTGCGATCGGATTTGGACTTCTGTTTATCGTTCCGTTGCAGGTTGTTTTAGACCTGGCATGGCTGATATTCCATATTCTTGTAATCACACTTCAAGCATTTATTTTTATGGTATTGACACTGGTTTATCTGGGTATGGCCCATACCAGTGACCACTAA
- the atpG gene encoding F0F1 ATP synthase subunit gamma, producing MAVGKEIRDQIGSIKNTQKITRAMEMVAASKMRKAQKRMQASRPYAQKIRNVIAHLAHAHPEYKHPYLKGGRDIKKVGYIVVTSDRGLCGGLNTNLLKATISSMKQWRDKGVDVSLCCIGQKGASFLSRLGGNIISQLTQYGDKPAIAEMIGAIKVMLDAYDNGQIDRLYLVSNEFVNTMTQTPQVDQLLPIEVDKPEDELKHHWDYIYEPEAKDVLDDLMARYIESLVYQGVVENVACEMAARMVAMKSASDNAGSLIKELQLVYNKARQAAITQEISEIVGGAAAVS from the coding sequence ATGGCAGTAGGTAAAGAGATTAGAGATCAGATCGGGAGTATTAAAAACACCCAGAAGATCACTCGTGCCATGGAGATGGTTGCCGCCAGTAAAATGCGTAAGGCACAAAAGCGTATGCAGGCTTCTCGTCCATACGCCCAAAAGATCCGCAATGTAATTGCTCATCTAGCCCACGCGCATCCAGAATACAAGCACCCTTATTTAAAGGGTGGTCGTGACATAAAGAAAGTTGGCTATATCGTAGTCACTTCCGATCGCGGCTTGTGTGGTGGTCTAAACACCAACTTGTTGAAAGCGACAATCTCCTCGATGAAGCAATGGCGCGATAAGGGTGTTGACGTCAGCCTGTGTTGTATTGGTCAGAAAGGTGCTTCTTTTCTTTCCCGTCTGGGTGGAAATATCATTTCCCAACTCACGCAGTACGGTGACAAGCCAGCAATTGCGGAGATGATAGGCGCCATCAAGGTAATGCTTGATGCATACGACAACGGTCAAATCGATCGTTTGTACCTGGTTAGCAATGAATTTGTAAATACCATGACGCAAACGCCGCAAGTTGATCAATTGTTACCTATCGAGGTTGATAAGCCAGAAGACGAATTGAAACATCACTGGGATTACATTTACGAGCCCGAAGCCAAAGATGTTTTGGATGATCTTATGGCACGTTACATCGAGTCTTTGGTGTATCAGGGCGTTGTAGAAAATGTCGCATGTGAAATGGCTGCCCGAATGGTTGCTATGAAAAGCGCTTCCGACAATGCCGGTAGCCTCATCAAAGAGTTGCAACTGGTGTACAACAAGGCCCGTCAGGCTGCGATTACTCAGGAAATTTCCGAGATCGTGGGCGGCGCCGCTGCCGTATCGTAA
- a CDS encoding F0F1 ATP synthase subunit delta, whose protein sequence is MAEASTIARPYAHAVFEIAREDKRLAKWTEALSVLAAIASSDEMTGVYGNPTFSSDKVAEIFIGVAGDKLDDKGKNFVKVLADNNRLSVLPEIATGFELLRAEEEKTVKAELVSAKDVTDAQKKSLADALKKRLGRDVELSYRVDESLLGGAIIRAGDLVIDGSISGQLEKLATEMTR, encoded by the coding sequence ATGGCAGAAGCAAGCACAATCGCAAGGCCTTATGCTCATGCCGTTTTCGAGATCGCGCGTGAAGACAAGCGTCTTGCAAAATGGACAGAGGCACTAAGCGTTTTAGCAGCAATTGCTTCAAGTGACGAAATGACTGGCGTTTACGGAAATCCAACTTTTTCCTCTGATAAAGTTGCCGAAATTTTCATCGGTGTTGCCGGTGACAAGCTCGACGACAAAGGAAAGAATTTCGTAAAGGTTCTGGCCGACAACAATCGTCTTTCTGTTCTTCCAGAAATCGCTACAGGTTTTGAACTGCTGCGTGCTGAAGAAGAGAAGACGGTCAAGGCTGAATTGGTTTCCGCTAAAGACGTTACCGACGCACAGAAAAAGTCTCTTGCTGACGCATTGAAAAAGCGTCTCGGGCGTGATGTTGAATTAAGCTATCGCGTCGATGAATCGTTGTTGGGTGGCGCGATAATTCGCGCTGGAGATTTAGTGATCGACGGATCAATCTCTGGCCAGCTTGAAAAACTCGCCACCGAAATGACTCGTTAA
- the atpE gene encoding F0F1 ATP synthase subunit C has translation MTPDMIANIYAYTAVGVGVILAAAGLGSAIGWGLICAKTLEGIARQPEMRPQLMTNMFIFAGLMESFPFIILAFAMWFLFANPFVGALQAAIGG, from the coding sequence ATGACACCCGATATGATCGCGAACATTTACGCCTATACTGCTGTTGGCGTTGGTGTGATCCTGGCAGCAGCTGGTCTAGGTTCTGCTATCGGTTGGGGCTTGATCTGTGCGAAAACACTCGAAGGTATCGCTCGTCAGCCTGAAATGCGTCCCCAGTTAATGACAAACATGTTCATCTTTGCTGGTCTGATGGAATCTTTTCCTTTCATCATCCTCGCTTTCGCAATGTGGTTCTTGTTTGCGAATCCTTTCGTTGGTGCATTGCAAGCAGCAATTGGCGGTTAA
- a CDS encoding F0F1 ATP synthase subunit B, with translation MNITVTLLAQIVAFVLLIVFVNKVLWKPLTTMMEARQKRISEGLAAAERGKKEQELAEKHAKDVLSDAKKQAAEIVSNAQKRGNDLVEEAKKNAKTEADRIVAGANAQIEQEVNRAKETLRKEVSAIALQGASKVLKREVDAAAHAKVLDELAAKI, from the coding sequence ATGAATATTACAGTGACTCTGCTCGCGCAGATTGTCGCGTTTGTTTTGCTCATTGTGTTTGTCAACAAGGTGCTGTGGAAGCCCCTGACGACTATGATGGAAGCAAGGCAAAAGCGCATTTCTGAGGGCCTAGCCGCGGCAGAACGTGGAAAGAAAGAACAAGAATTGGCTGAAAAGCACGCCAAAGACGTTCTTTCGGATGCCAAGAAACAAGCTGCCGAAATCGTCTCGAACGCTCAGAAACGTGGTAATGACTTAGTTGAAGAAGCTAAGAAAAACGCTAAAACTGAGGCGGATCGTATTGTCGCCGGCGCCAACGCACAGATAGAACAGGAAGTTAACCGCGCGAAAGAAACGCTTCGTAAAGAAGTTTCAGCAATCGCCCTACAAGGTGCATCCAAAGTACTCAAGCGCGAAGTGGATGCTGCAGCACATGCGAAAGTGCTGGACGAATTAGCGGCGAAAATTTGA
- the atpA gene encoding F0F1 ATP synthase subunit alpha: MQLNPAEISDLIKKKIQGFEASTEARTEGTVVSLTDGIARIHGLSDAMAGEMLEFPGGIFGLALNLERDSVGAVLLGDYEAISEGNKVKCTGRILEVPVGRELLGRVVDALGNPIDGKGPVDAKETSPIEKIAPGVIARQSVDQPVETGLKSIDSMVPIGRGQRELIIGDRQTGKTAVAVDTIINQKHSGIKCIYVAIGQKASSIANVVRKLEEHGAMEYTTVVSASASDAAAMQYIAPYSGCTMGEYFRDRGEDALIIYDDLTKQAWAYRQVSLLLRRPPGREAYPGDVFYLHSRLLERAARVNADYVEKFTNGAVKGKTGSLTALPIIETQAGDVSAFVPTNVISITDGQIFLETSLFNAGIRPAINAGISVSRVGGAAQTKIIKKLGGGIRLDLAQYRELQAFAQFASDLDEATRKQLERGKRVTELMKQKQYAPLTTAEMAFSLFAANEGYLDDVPVEKVVDFESAMHSHIRSNAADLVKQINTTADFNDDIASKMRSAIESFKATSAY, from the coding sequence ATGCAATTAAATCCTGCAGAAATTAGTGATCTTATTAAAAAGAAGATCCAAGGTTTCGAAGCTTCTACAGAAGCTCGTACCGAAGGTACTGTTGTCAGTTTGACTGACGGTATCGCACGTATTCACGGCCTGTCCGACGCGATGGCTGGTGAAATGCTAGAATTCCCAGGCGGAATTTTTGGTTTGGCACTAAACCTTGAACGCGACTCAGTCGGTGCCGTTCTTTTAGGTGACTATGAAGCCATCTCTGAAGGCAACAAAGTTAAATGTACAGGCCGCATTCTTGAAGTTCCCGTTGGCCGTGAGTTGCTTGGCCGTGTTGTTGACGCACTTGGTAACCCAATTGATGGTAAGGGCCCTGTTGACGCCAAAGAGACTTCTCCAATTGAGAAAATTGCTCCCGGTGTTATCGCACGTCAATCGGTAGATCAGCCAGTTGAAACTGGATTGAAGTCTATCGATTCCATGGTTCCAATTGGGCGTGGTCAACGTGAATTGATTATCGGTGACCGCCAGACCGGTAAAACGGCTGTTGCTGTTGATACTATCATCAACCAAAAGCATTCAGGCATTAAGTGTATTTACGTTGCTATCGGTCAAAAGGCTTCTTCTATTGCAAACGTTGTTCGCAAGTTGGAAGAACATGGCGCTATGGAATACACCACGGTTGTTTCCGCATCTGCATCTGATGCAGCAGCTATGCAATATATAGCTCCTTACTCAGGTTGCACAATGGGTGAATACTTCCGTGACCGTGGCGAAGATGCTCTTATTATTTATGATGATTTGACCAAGCAAGCTTGGGCTTATCGTCAGGTGTCGCTACTTCTGCGTCGTCCACCAGGTCGTGAAGCTTATCCTGGAGACGTTTTCTACTTGCACTCTCGTCTGCTTGAGCGCGCTGCGCGCGTTAATGCTGACTATGTTGAAAAATTCACTAACGGTGCTGTTAAAGGGAAAACTGGTTCATTGACCGCTCTTCCGATTATCGAAACTCAGGCTGGTGACGTTTCCGCTTTCGTTCCTACGAACGTAATCTCTATCACCGATGGTCAGATATTCCTAGAGACTTCCCTGTTTAATGCTGGTATTCGACCTGCAATCAACGCTGGTATCTCAGTTTCGCGTGTTGGTGGCGCAGCCCAAACCAAGATCATTAAGAAGCTTGGTGGTGGAATACGTCTTGACCTTGCTCAGTATCGTGAACTTCAAGCGTTTGCTCAGTTTGCATCAGACCTCGACGAAGCTACTCGTAAGCAGCTTGAGCGAGGTAAGCGTGTAACCGAGCTGATGAAACAGAAGCAATATGCTCCTCTGACAACTGCAGAAATGGCATTTTCTCTGTTTGCCGCAAATGAAGGCTATCTGGACGATGTTCCTGTTGAAAAAGTGGTTGATTTTGAATCTGCAATGCATTCGCACATACGCTCAAATGCAGCGGATCTGGTAAAACAGATCAACACAACTGCAGACTTCAACGATGACATCGCAAGCAAGATGCGCAGCGCCATCGAAAGTTTTAAAGCGACTAGCGCTTACTAA